The segment GACtatttcgatcaaattgggATGTCCTGGGGAGATCTTTGCTATGTGGGTCTGTATTCCATTGAATACTAATGTCTTgatcagaaataatatttttttctctcaactgataatatatgtttccATTTATAACATCGCTttcatatgacatttttctaaaatatgtaaataacttTGTGTTTACTAGTTCTATTAATTGTTCCTTCAATGgaagatgataaaaataattaaattgtcttTGCAATCGACgacaattgtaaattttttcgcaatttttgcaTTCCACTCTGTTGCAGTTTTCaaacttcaatattattaaacattttggacaaaagtaatatatattagctTGTACCTTTGGAAACgttttaagaaaatgataCTTCGAATTGTATTGCGTATGTGGCAAATGGCAATCTACAATTTTAAGTAAAGTTTCCAATCCTACGTCCGTCATTTTGTTTCGAATAGCTGTTcccataattaataattggcTTTCTTCTTTGGTCAAATTACATCCTTCATATATGGGAACCCGTAATATAtcctgcaaaaaaattttatacatatacattaaatatacatcCATGTTATGATGAACGTTATTCTTACTGAATGCATATtctagaaaaacaaaaaaatagtttgtaaaagcaaagcatttatattattttaaataattgtaggttatttattttctgaaataggaattatatatatatatatacttcttacaTTGTATGTTGccttgaatttattaattgtgataaattttttttattactgtttagttttataattctctatttctttaatgttatattttcaatgccaatataacatttatttcaataaaataatagttctaAATAGtgaatttcttgaaattaccTGTATTTGATTCTCATATTCTTCGTTGTCTTCATTACTTTCACTatcgcttttatttttgtgaatatctacattatcattattataattatcactgTTTTCATCTTCagaataattaagataattttcttctaaattattttcattttcattgGAGAAGTCAGAATCAGCTTGACTGCTGTTTGATTCTCCTAAGCTTCTTCTGCTTACAATTGTCTCATTGTCACTGTCAATTCTAATTGCATTATCTTGGAATTGATTACTATATTCTTCAATATCAATAGTAGAATCATCATTGTCTTGGATATCATGATTCCTCGTATTTTCATTGTTAGAAAGTTTATCGGAAATTGGAacctgtaataaataattgaaaaaaataacaataaagctttattttattataaaataattaaataattaaatagagattattcatataaatagtCATTGAATGTATACTGCATTCAATGAAAGTTATCACTAAGTTTATGTCAAAAACATGAGAATACaagtttatacaaataaattttcaatacaatgtttttttatttaaatagataatataaatatataatctaacCTCAACTTCTActattctttgtttttctcttcctGCTGAAAAGCGAGCTCGACGAGAACGAATGGTTGTCACAGGTATTTCTTCTACAATGTCGAccaaatactttttatatggTCCTCTTGATGTATTagtcattttttatgttattttatatctcaaaacttaactaatatacataataaattgaaaaaatatatcaaacaatattattatttattcactgCACGTGGACACGAGATTTCACAATTACAACATTTGTCGCCATTGCCGGTAAACAACATGGACAAAAGAACAGATAGTAATGTGCGGTGTTGTCAGCAGGTTATGAGCGGCCAATGAGAATAAGTGTCctcattgaaaattataattctatttagaACATGTGACCATGCACAGCCAATACGCGGACGCTATGTCATCAAAGAGCGCTAGCAACCAATCAGCGCAGCGGCAAGAATCGCGAGCGCTACTGAGTAAGATTATACCTTGCAATTGTTTCTGGTCACTCGTGTGTTGTGTTCTTATTCTCTAAGtcagatttataatattgcggTGAATGTGTATAATTGTCAACAGATCTTAGCAGATTATAgtagttattataatattataatagcaaCTGCTTGCAAAACAATAGTAAAAATGAATGATAACGACTGTATTCTGCTTGAATTTGTTAACGAGGATAAAAAGATAGCAATTGGTTATCAAGATTGGCTTCTGCAAAAAGTCacaga is part of the Linepithema humile isolate Giens D197 chromosome 3, Lhum_UNIL_v1.0, whole genome shotgun sequence genome and harbors:
- the LOC136998654 gene encoding uncharacterized protein isoform X1, which translates into the protein MTNTSRGPYKKYLVDIVEEIPVTTIRSRRARFSAGREKQRIVEVEVPISDKLSNNENTRNHDIQDNDDSTIDIEEYSNQFQDNAIRIDSDNETIVSRRSLGESNSSQADSDFSNENENNLEENYLNYSEDENSDNYNNDNVDIHKNKSDSESNEDNEEYENQIQDILRVPIYEGCNLTKEESQLLIMGTAIRNKMTDVGLETLLKIVDCHLPHTQYNSKYHFLKTFPKVQANIYYFCPKCLIILKFENCNRVECKNCEKIYNCRRLQRQFNYFYHLPLKEQLIELVNTKLFTYFRKMSYESDVINGNIYYQLREKNIISDQDISIQWNTDPHSKDLPRTSQFDRNSPSLIQNKTLSVGLPEDIPCSMSCGYLMYDLRRTSHFDQNDSNDTDR
- the LOC136998654 gene encoding ABC transporter H family member 2-like isoform X2, producing MTNTSRGPYKKYLVDIVEEIPVTTIRSRRARFSAGREKQRIVEVEVPISDKLSNNENTRNHDIQDNDDSTIDIEEYSNQFQDNAIRIDSDNETIVSRRSLGESNSSQADSDFSNENENNLEENYLNYSEDENSDNYNNDNVDIHKNKSDSESNEDNEEYENQIQDILRVPIYEGCNLTKEESQLLIMGTAIRNKMTDVGLETLLKIVDCHLPHTQYNSKYHFLKTFPKKNVI